The Deinococcus wulumuqiensis R12 genome has a window encoding:
- a CDS encoding PQQ-dependent sugar dehydrogenase — protein sequence MTAQNAPAVKFVPYASGLKSVTTITPAGDGSGRLYVTLQAGQVRVIDRGKLRPEPFLDVSRLTSAGGERGLLGLTFDPRYKQNRRLYIHYTDRSGDTVLARYLASADFSRADPASGRVLFTAKQPYANHNGGQIEFGPDGFLYLGLGDGGSGGDPQNNGQNLSSPLGKLLRFDVSGDRAKPAAGNPFVNRSGANPNIWAYGLRNPWRFSFDRTTGDLVIADVGQNTFEEVNRQPRASKGGENYGWRLREGRACYEPAQGCPSQGLTGPVLTYGRSEGQSVTGGYVYRGNAIPALKGRYVFGDFGSGNVWAARMTGGTWSKALLGTVKGPSAFGQDEAGELYVAEYFTGRILKLGR from the coding sequence GTGACTGCGCAGAACGCTCCGGCGGTGAAGTTCGTTCCCTACGCCAGCGGGCTGAAAAGTGTCACGACCATCACCCCGGCGGGCGACGGCTCGGGGCGGCTGTACGTGACGTTGCAGGCGGGGCAGGTGCGGGTCATCGACCGCGGCAAGCTGCGGCCTGAGCCGTTTCTCGATGTCAGCCGCCTGACCAGCGCGGGCGGTGAGCGCGGCCTGCTGGGCCTGACCTTCGACCCCCGCTACAAGCAAAACCGCCGCCTCTACATCCACTACACCGACCGGAGCGGCGACACGGTGCTGGCCCGTTACCTCGCCAGCGCGGACTTCTCGCGGGCCGACCCGGCGAGTGGGCGCGTTCTCTTTACTGCCAAGCAGCCCTATGCCAATCACAACGGCGGGCAAATCGAGTTCGGCCCTGACGGCTTTCTCTACCTGGGCCTGGGCGACGGGGGCAGCGGCGGCGACCCGCAGAACAACGGGCAGAACCTGTCCTCGCCGCTGGGCAAGCTGCTGCGGTTCGACGTCAGCGGCGACCGCGCCAAACCTGCGGCGGGCAACCCGTTTGTCAACCGCTCCGGCGCCAACCCCAACATCTGGGCGTATGGCCTGCGCAATCCGTGGCGCTTTTCCTTCGACCGCACGACCGGCGACCTGGTCATCGCCGACGTGGGCCAGAACACCTTCGAGGAAGTCAACCGCCAGCCCCGTGCCAGCAAGGGCGGCGAAAACTACGGCTGGCGCCTGCGCGAAGGCCGGGCATGCTACGAACCCGCCCAGGGCTGCCCCTCTCAGGGCCTGACCGGGCCGGTGCTGACCTACGGCCGCAGCGAAGGGCAAAGTGTCACGGGCGGCTACGTGTACCGGGGAAACGCCATTCCCGCGCTTAAGGGTCGATATGTCTTCGGGGACTTCGGCAGCGGCAACGTCTGGGCCGCTCGCATGACCGGCGGCACCTGGAGCAAGGCCCTGCTGGGCACCGTCAAAGGCCCTTCCGCCTTCGGGCAGGACGAAGCGGGCGAGCTGTACGTGGCCGAGTATTTCACTGGCCGCATTCTGAAGCTGGGACGCTGA
- a CDS encoding bifunctional ADP-dependent NAD(P)H-hydrate dehydratase/NAD(P)H-hydrate epimerase: MSEAVLSPADVRALDAELDRAGLLELAMEEAGRAVADAAHACAPAGRILLLAGNGANGGDALVAARHLLALGREVRVLALPSKHPLTRRNRRRLGKVGVAATPLTPAHLRRELRDAALVVDGLLGTGLTPPLRPALAEVVAGVNAASVPVLAIDLPTGLDALSSEVTGEPLRADWTVTLSGFKPALLFGPAAHLAGEVTLADLRLPPGWAGRHALATRPTPAEVAPLLPVRYADAHKGTAGRVWVLGGHPGTAGAAALAGVGALRAGAGLVTVHSAAEVPLVMPELMIRRHTDLHGFLQATDERPDALCVGMGLGPDAPALARQVLGWRLPTVLDADALQPELAGAGHDACLWTPHPGEAARLLGVSTPDVTRDPIAAAKALQERFGGVVVLKGGPSTIAHAGGIWVSRGGHPGMASAGMGDTLSGLLAALLGQGLSAPDAALAGVTLHARAGELAGAKHGYGLTATDVSAELGAAWLTLLRKIDRASNPFFKVV; this comes from the coding sequence GTGAGCGAGGCGGTCCTCTCCCCCGCTGACGTGCGGGCGCTGGACGCCGAGCTGGACCGGGCCGGACTGCTCGAACTGGCGATGGAAGAAGCGGGCCGGGCGGTGGCCGACGCCGCGCACGCCTGCGCCCCGGCAGGCCGAATCCTCCTGCTCGCCGGAAACGGGGCCAACGGCGGCGACGCGCTGGTGGCGGCCCGGCATCTGCTGGCGCTGGGGCGCGAGGTGCGGGTGCTGGCGCTGCCGTCCAAGCATCCCCTGACCCGCCGCAATCGCAGGCGACTGGGCAAAGTGGGCGTTGCCGCCACGCCGCTGACCCCTGCCCATCTGCGACGTGAACTGCGGGACGCCGCGCTGGTGGTGGACGGGCTGCTGGGCACGGGGTTGACCCCGCCGCTGCGTCCGGCGCTGGCCGAAGTGGTGGCCGGGGTGAACGCCGCCAGCGTCCCCGTGCTCGCCATTGACCTGCCCACCGGCCTGGACGCCCTGAGCAGCGAAGTGACGGGCGAACCCCTGCGCGCCGACTGGACGGTCACGCTGTCGGGGTTCAAGCCCGCGCTGCTGTTCGGCCCGGCGGCGCACCTCGCCGGAGAGGTCACGCTGGCCGACCTGCGTCTGCCCCCCGGCTGGGCGGGTCGGCACGCGCTGGCGACCCGCCCCACGCCCGCCGAGGTCGCGCCGCTGCTGCCCGTGCGATACGCCGACGCGCACAAGGGCACAGCGGGGCGGGTGTGGGTGTTGGGCGGGCACCCCGGCACGGCAGGCGCGGCGGCTCTGGCCGGGGTCGGGGCGCTGCGGGCCGGGGCCGGACTGGTCACGGTCCACTCGGCGGCAGAGGTGCCGCTGGTCATGCCCGAACTGATGATTCGGCGGCACACCGACCTGCACGGCTTTTTGCAGGCGACGGACGAACGCCCGGACGCCCTGTGCGTGGGCATGGGCCTGGGACCGGACGCGCCCGCGCTGGCCCGGCAGGTGCTCGGCTGGCGGCTTCCCACTGTGCTCGACGCCGACGCCCTGCAACCCGAACTCGCGGGCGCGGGCCACGACGCCTGCCTCTGGACACCCCACCCCGGCGAGGCGGCGCGGCTGCTGGGCGTTTCTACCCCGGACGTGACCCGTGACCCCATCGCGGCAGCAAAGGCACTCCAGGAGCGTTTCGGCGGCGTGGTCGTCCTCAAAGGTGGCCCCTCCACCATTGCGCACGCGGGCGGCATCTGGGTCAGTCGGGGCGGGCATCCCGGCATGGCGAGCGCAGGCATGGGCGACACGCTTTCGGGCCTGCTGGCGGCGCTGCTCGGGCAGGGGCTGAGTGCGCCGGACGCCGCGCTCGCCGGGGTCACGCTGCACGCCCGTGCCGGGGAACTCGCCGGGGCGAAACATGGCTACGGGCTGACGGCGACGGACGTGAGCGCAGAACTCGGGGCGGCGTGGCTGACACTACTCCGAAAAATAGATCGCGCATCCAATCCATTTTTCAAAGTGGTATGA
- a CDS encoding tetratricopeptide repeat protein — MTDSARPGSEVALPGESGVPDWKTFARSGEWRRAQAAATLTNADPDVVAALSALSALQGDVRARKYPAARRGLSAYAAALSELDTRAQGEAALLRSLAAPEVLTPAVDALDRASGEADPGELQAKLAPAHAHALTRAEAMNALGVLHALRGEGEAARARFEEALAHDAEHYRARMNVGNLDLEAGQLPEAEAAYREVLKLAPEYDGAHHNLGVALRRQGKLYESVGSIRKAQRLGVRGAQAAAKEDMQEQLRLNPRLRWIRAGVFVGVALLLGLLAWLGRGGT, encoded by the coding sequence ATGACCGATTCAGCCCGTCCGGGCAGCGAAGTGGCTCTGCCCGGCGAGTCCGGCGTGCCCGACTGGAAGACGTTTGCCCGCAGCGGCGAGTGGCGGCGTGCCCAGGCCGCCGCCACCCTGACGAACGCCGACCCCGACGTGGTGGCGGCCCTGAGCGCCCTGAGCGCCCTGCAAGGCGACGTGCGGGCACGGAAATACCCGGCGGCCCGGCGCGGCCTGAGCGCCTACGCCGCCGCCCTGAGCGAACTGGACACCCGCGCCCAGGGCGAGGCGGCGCTGCTGCGCTCGCTGGCGGCGCCGGAAGTGCTGACCCCGGCGGTGGACGCCCTGGACCGCGCCAGCGGCGAGGCCGACCCCGGCGAGTTGCAGGCCAAGCTCGCGCCCGCGCACGCCCACGCGCTGACCCGCGCCGAGGCCATGAACGCGCTCGGCGTGCTGCACGCGCTGCGGGGCGAAGGCGAGGCCGCCCGCGCCCGTTTCGAGGAAGCGCTCGCCCACGACGCCGAGCACTACCGCGCCCGCATGAACGTGGGCAACCTCGACCTGGAAGCCGGGCAGCTGCCCGAAGCCGAGGCCGCCTACCGCGAGGTGCTCAAACTCGCCCCCGAGTACGACGGCGCCCACCACAACCTCGGGGTGGCGCTGCGGCGACAGGGCAAGCTGTACGAGTCGGTCGGGTCCATTCGCAAGGCGCAGCGCCTGGGCGTGCGTGGTGCCCAGGCCGCCGCCAAGGAGGACATGCAGGAGCAGCTGCGTCTCAACCCCCGGCTGCGCTGGATTCGTGCGGGCGTGTTCGTCGGCGTGGCCCTGCTGCTGGGGCTGCTGGCGTGGCTGGGCCGGGGCGGGACGTGA
- the rsmA gene encoding 16S rRNA (adenine(1518)-N(6)/adenine(1519)-N(6))-dimethyltransferase RsmA yields the protein MTNEPPAPAPTSAAPASDTAPLYSPARVRELLAAHGLKPTKSLGQNFLIDGNILRSIAEAGGAAPGENVLEIGPGLGVLTREVASRGARVTALEKDERLRPVLAETLAGLDVNVVWGDALDFDYAALPAGTRVIANLPYYITGLLLTRFMQAPGVVSATVLVQKEVAQRLAAKPGQDNYGFLSAVTSLYGSVKHVRDVPKGAFFPAPDVTSSVVRLDFDRTRAQPDPAFVSFVDNALRYRRKTLRNNLRMMGHGGEAIDAALASLGLRPDVRAEDVPLSGLRAVAVALGVVR from the coding sequence ATGACCAACGAACCGCCCGCCCCCGCTCCCACGTCCGCTGCCCCCGCTTCCGACACCGCGCCGCTGTACTCTCCGGCCCGCGTGCGCGAACTGCTCGCCGCGCATGGCCTGAAGCCCACCAAGAGCCTCGGGCAGAACTTCCTGATCGACGGCAACATCCTGCGCTCGATTGCCGAGGCGGGGGGCGCCGCGCCGGGGGAAAACGTGCTGGAAATCGGCCCCGGCCTGGGCGTGCTGACCCGTGAGGTGGCGAGCCGGGGCGCACGGGTCACGGCGCTGGAAAAGGACGAGCGGCTGCGGCCCGTGCTGGCCGAGACGCTGGCCGGGCTGGACGTGAACGTGGTCTGGGGTGACGCCCTGGACTTCGACTACGCGGCCCTGCCCGCCGGAACCCGCGTGATTGCCAACCTGCCCTACTACATCACCGGGCTGCTGCTGACCCGTTTCATGCAGGCCCCCGGCGTGGTGTCGGCCACCGTGCTGGTGCAAAAGGAAGTCGCGCAGCGGCTGGCCGCGAAACCGGGGCAGGACAACTACGGGTTCCTGAGTGCGGTCACGTCCCTCTACGGCAGTGTCAAACACGTGCGCGACGTGCCCAAGGGCGCCTTTTTCCCGGCACCTGACGTCACGAGCAGTGTGGTGCGGCTGGATTTCGACCGCACGCGGGCGCAGCCGGACCCGGCGTTCGTGTCGTTCGTGGACAACGCGCTGAGGTACCGCCGCAAGACCCTACGCAACAACCTGCGGATGATGGGGCACGGAGGCGAGGCGATTGACGCGGCGCTCGCAAGCCTCGGCCTGCGCCCCGATGTCCGGGCCGAGGACGTGCCGTTGAGTGGACTGCGGGCCGTCGCCGTCGCGCTGGGCGTGGTACGGTAA
- a CDS encoding carbohydrate kinase family protein has translation MKFYVIGDVTVDHLYHLDRLPAPGREVTPKRSTMQPGGSGGTISVTLARLGHTVTLAARVGNDPFAEYALAEIKASGVSLGAIQKDPEHLTSTITVMQTPGGQRAMISDGAANRQLDPAKLKKRDVESADALIISAYSLTEGPQREYARGAIEIARTAKKPVPVFIDLGTGAVEKVGTGLVAEVRGADYLTLNQHELLALTGTRSLSAGLAKLAEAGVERVAVKVGKMGSVVWTPEETELVDAVPPEGTVVDSTGAGDTFTAAFAHAVLSGLPLAQAARVANAAGALAATAVGAQSKPILAGDLERVAQTK, from the coding sequence GTGAAGTTCTACGTCATCGGCGACGTGACTGTTGACCATCTGTACCATCTCGACCGCTTGCCTGCGCCCGGCAGGGAGGTGACCCCCAAACGCTCCACCATGCAGCCGGGCGGCTCGGGCGGCACCATCAGCGTGACGCTGGCGCGCCTGGGGCACACCGTCACGCTGGCGGCCCGCGTGGGTAACGACCCCTTCGCCGAGTATGCGCTGGCCGAAATCAAGGCGAGCGGCGTGAGTCTGGGCGCCATTCAGAAAGACCCCGAGCACCTCACCAGCACCATCACGGTGATGCAGACCCCCGGCGGGCAGCGGGCCATGATCAGCGACGGGGCCGCCAACCGGCAACTCGACCCCGCCAAGCTCAAGAAGCGGGACGTGGAAAGCGCCGACGCCCTCATCATCAGCGCCTACAGCCTGACCGAGGGACCGCAGCGCGAGTATGCGCGGGGGGCCATCGAAATCGCCCGCACCGCGAAAAAGCCTGTCCCTGTCTTTATCGACCTCGGGACCGGCGCGGTGGAAAAGGTCGGCACCGGACTGGTGGCCGAGGTGCGCGGGGCCGACTACCTCACCCTCAACCAGCACGAGCTGCTCGCCCTGACCGGCACCCGCAGCCTCAGCGCAGGCCTCGCCAAACTCGCCGAGGCGGGCGTGGAGCGCGTCGCCGTCAAGGTCGGCAAGATGGGCAGCGTGGTCTGGACCCCCGAGGAAACCGAACTGGTGGACGCCGTGCCGCCCGAAGGGACGGTGGTGGACTCCACCGGGGCGGGCGACACCTTCACGGCGGCGTTTGCCCACGCGGTGCTCAGCGGGCTGCCGCTGGCGCAGGCGGCGCGGGTCGCCAACGCGGCCGGGGCGCTGGCCGCCACCGCCGTCGGGGCGCAGAGCAAGCCGATTCTGGCCGGGGACCTGGAACGGGTGGCGCAGACCAAGTAA
- a CDS encoding gamma-glutamyltransferase family protein, with the protein MTHSPEFPVVRRPAYARRGMVATSQPLAAQAGLSILQAGGNAVDAAIATAAALTVVEPTSNGIGGDAFALVWAGGELHGLNASGAAPAGLHLGALPGGEMPKHGWLPVTVPGAVRGWADLHQRFGRLDFAQLLAPAIRYAREGFPLSPVLAVNWARATRSYRALNLPVFEEWFRTFAPEGFVPRPGALWRSEAHARTLELIAQTGGAAFYEGELAGQIDAHAGVSGGLLRGSDLAAHRSEWVTPIHTDWLDHRVYEIPPNGQGIAALVALNVLDAGRLPERRDDPAGLHLQIEAMKRGFHDAHSYVADPRHVPVDVAGLLGAANTERHRAHLGDEAHDPATRAPSTGGTVYLAAADDEGGMVSMIQSNYMGFGSGVVVPGTGIGLHNRGHNFHTDPAHPNALAPGKRPYHTIIPGFLGRADGTPVGPFGVMGGFMQPQGHLQVVVNTVRYGMNPQQALDAPRWQWLQGRTVEVEHGLGEQLTRALASRGHDVRVQLDSGAFGRGQMIRRDPETGVLEGGTESRTDGHIALW; encoded by the coding sequence ATGACCCACAGCCCGGAGTTTCCCGTCGTTCGCCGCCCTGCCTATGCCCGGCGCGGCATGGTCGCCACCAGTCAGCCGCTCGCCGCGCAGGCGGGCCTGAGCATCCTGCAAGCGGGCGGCAACGCGGTAGACGCGGCGATTGCGACGGCGGCGGCGCTGACGGTGGTCGAGCCGACCAGCAACGGCATCGGCGGGGACGCCTTCGCGCTGGTGTGGGCGGGCGGCGAGCTGCACGGCCTGAACGCCAGCGGCGCGGCTCCGGCGGGCCTGCACCTCGGTGCCCTGCCGGGGGGCGAAATGCCCAAGCACGGCTGGCTCCCCGTGACCGTGCCCGGCGCGGTGCGCGGCTGGGCCGACCTGCACCAGCGCTTCGGGCGGCTGGACTTCGCGCAACTCCTCGCCCCGGCCATCCGCTACGCCCGCGAAGGCTTTCCGCTCTCGCCGGTGCTGGCCGTGAACTGGGCGCGGGCGACTCGCAGTTACCGGGCGCTGAACCTTCCTGTCTTCGAGGAATGGTTCCGCACCTTCGCGCCGGAAGGCTTCGTTCCGCGTCCCGGTGCCCTGTGGCGCAGCGAGGCCCACGCCCGCACCCTGGAACTCATCGCGCAGACGGGCGGCGCGGCCTTTTACGAGGGCGAACTTGCCGGGCAGATAGACGCCCATGCCGGGGTGAGCGGCGGGCTGCTGCGCGGCAGTGACCTCGCGGCGCACCGGTCGGAGTGGGTCACGCCGATTCACACCGACTGGCTGGACCACCGCGTCTACGAGATTCCGCCCAACGGCCAGGGCATCGCCGCGCTGGTGGCGCTGAACGTGCTGGACGCCGGGCGGCTGCCCGAACGCCGTGACGACCCCGCCGGGCTGCACCTGCAAATCGAGGCGATGAAACGCGGCTTTCACGACGCCCACAGCTATGTGGCCGACCCCCGCCACGTGCCCGTGGACGTGGCGGGGCTGCTGGGCGCGGCCAACACCGAGCGCCACCGCGCCCACCTCGGCGACGAGGCCCACGACCCCGCCACCCGCGCCCCCAGCACCGGCGGCACCGTCTACCTCGCGGCGGCAGACGACGAGGGCGGCATGGTCAGCATGATTCAGAGCAACTACATGGGCTTCGGCTCCGGCGTGGTGGTGCCCGGCACCGGCATCGGTCTGCACAACCGGGGCCACAACTTCCACACCGACCCCGCGCACCCCAACGCCCTCGCGCCGGGCAAGCGGCCTTACCACACCATCATCCCCGGCTTTCTGGGCCGCGCCGACGGCACCCCGGTCGGGCCGTTCGGCGTCATGGGAGGCTTCATGCAGCCGCAGGGCCACCTTCAGGTCGTCGTCAACACCGTGCGCTACGGCATGAACCCGCAGCAGGCGCTCGACGCCCCGCGCTGGCAGTGGCTCCAGGGCCGTACCGTGGAGGTCGAGCACGGTCTGGGCGAGCAGCTCACCCGTGCGCTGGCCTCACGCGGCCATGACGTGCGCGTGCAGCTCGACTCCGGCGCGTTCGGACGCGGGCAGATGATTCGCCGCGACCCCGAAACGGGCGTGCTGGAAGGCGGCACGGAGAGCCGGACGGACGGGCACATCGCGCTGTGGTGA